One genomic region from Bactrocera tryoni isolate S06 chromosome 3, CSIRO_BtryS06_freeze2, whole genome shotgun sequence encodes:
- the LOC120770649 gene encoding secreted RxLR effector protein 161-like produces the protein MAKYPYQSLIGGLMYLAVSTRPDIAYAVNFMSQFNSNYSEEHWKSAKRILRYVKGTVQQGLLYKKTGADLYGVVDADWGANSLDRRSYSDFAFIYAGSSISWEARKQRTVSLSSTESEYIAITEAAKEALYLKGALEEVGIECASVKLFNDNQSAQKLAVSSNFHPRTKHIDVRHHFIRDCVRDKAITLEYMSTQKMPADILTKGLTELKHSNCSSSLGLIECNQEEEE, from the coding sequence ATGGCGAAATATCCATACCAAAGCTTAATCGGCGGTTTGATGTATTTGGCGGTATCTACAAGACCAGATATAGCGTATGCCGTAAATTTTATGAGTCAATTTAACAGCAACTACAGTGAAGAGCATTGGAAGTCAGCAAAACGAATTTTACGTTACGTCAAGGGCACAGTACAACAGGGTTTACTGTATAAGAAGACAGGTGCAGATTTGTATGGTGTAGTTGATGCTGATTGGGGAGCAAATTCATTAGACAGACGATCGTATTCAGattttgcatttatatatgCTGGGTCGTCTATAAGTTGGGAAGCACGGAAGCAACGTACTGTTTCGCTTTCCAGTACTGAGTCAGAGTACATCGCCATAACTGAAGCGGCTAAGGAAGCCCTTTATTTGAAAGGCGCTTTGGAAGAGGTGGGAATTGAGTGTGCCAGCGTAAAGTTATTTAACGATAACCAGAGTGCACAAAAGTTAGCAGTATCCTCGAATTTCCACCCTCGGACGAAACATATCGATGTACGGCATCATTTTATCCGAGACTGCGTACGAGATAAGGCAATTACACTAGAATATATGTCAACACAGAAAATGCCAGCGGACATATTAACCAAGGGTCTTACGGAACTGAAGCATAGTAATTGTTCATCAAGTTTGGGCCTTATCGAATGcaatcaagaagaagaagaataa
- the LOC120771620 gene encoding uncharacterized protein LOC120771620, translating into MTLQLQIEKLKGLDNYKAWSMTVRAYLESEDLWTVVENGPENNEESLLKDKRAKFIILCLIETKLCQFMVSIRTARDLWTYLRTQHSLR; encoded by the exons ATGACTTTGCAGTTACAAATTGAAAAGCTCAAAGGACTCGATAATTATAAAGCTTGGTCAATGACAGTACGAGCCTATTTAGAGTCCGAAGATTTATGGACGGTTGTGGAAAATGGCCCCGAAAATAATGAAGAG TCCCTACTCAAAGACAAACGAGCTAAATTCATCATTTTGTGTTTAATCGAGACGAAGCTTTGCCAATTTATGGTGAGCATCCGCACAGCCCGTGACTTATGGACCTATTTGAGAACACAACATTCTCTTCGTTAA